One genomic region from Salvia hispanica cultivar TCC Black 2014 chromosome 2, UniMelb_Shisp_WGS_1.0, whole genome shotgun sequence encodes:
- the LOC125207008 gene encoding uncharacterized protein LOC125207008 has protein sequence MRCSISSCKYYLHLACFRLPTQISFLPLLHRHDHSLQLQSGDNRIPWIRQRCNVCHEYTNGLYYVCTKCDGFRVDIKCASMPDTIYHAAHHPNHLLDLLSRDDARSLAYFKCDAGCDSSPVLNRAPYKCRSCDFTVHLKCAGLPESATSRRWDKHHQLHLTHDATRNRPGDFYCDQCEQQMNPRSWMYHCRSCDVSFHPDCLKTTCGEYRNIKIGQKYVIAGAHHHTLTYQLLTTKRKCNTCGEDKHERPGFYCALCNFFICFNCWFSDFWKYLLRPEADLTLLIEKIVFSPAHKTHTHKMSGKVENELEEEEEEEERKMLNHWHNEHPLSLVVIGRYYNCDGCTGTFRRGEKGYRCSQECLDDVILHEDCAEAPRKIRHAMHPQHTLTQQFSSPRDRETRCSICQDDLRRILYRCTSTECTFKAHIRCARGSDMMCAAEDEERSIIHHPSHPSHELKLLRRSCAFKCDACGTIGSSCSSYTCLDVDCQYWIHERCASLPRTVRREDHHHSLSLSFHVPPQYLKYNYRCEVCRKFLTSKHWIYHCELCSYAVHLTCAFTKYIPTMREQGIMQFPISDGVVGEDLIGAFLRRQGVDTHTTNSLILDHQDDVDYKFHHHKLRLVSSSSSSSFQEEENGDDDDDEEDYSCRKSELICDGCITPIRLKQTSSSSSSSFSGSKYMRCSIRSCKYYLHLACFRLPTQLPSLPLLHRHDHNLVLRSGDKHTPWKETFCSVCFIYTNGLYYTCAKCSRFRVDIKCASMPETIYHAAHPPHPLNLLSLQDLDRRGPTPTECDADCEHFICGIRSSYACSACDFVVHLRCAGLPTSSASCRWDKRHPLLLMHDATLNRPGEFYCDGCETIMNPRSWMYRCRSCDVSFHPGCLLTTTGRWRKIKFGQRYTAAGAHCHALTYQILTTKRRCNVCGEDQHEDRGFYCALCIFFICLGVHCGQKLIQDGKLEALD, from the exons ATGAGATGTAGCATCAGCTCATGCAAATACTATCTTCACTTGGCGTGCTTCCGCTTGCCAACTCAGATCTCCTTTCTTCCTCTCCTCCACAGACATGATCACAGCCTCCAACTTCAATCCGGTGACAATCGTATACCATGGATTCGGCAACGATGCAACGTCTGTCATGAATATACGAATGGTCTGTATTATGTTTGTACAAAATGTGATGGCTTCAGAGTAGATATAAAGTGCGCTTCAATGCCGGACACCATATATCACGCAGCTCATCACCCGAACCATCTCCTCGACCTTCTCTCCAGAGACGATGCTCGTAGCTTAGCTTACTTCAAATGCGATGCTGGGTGTGATTCAAGTCCGGTTCTTAACAGAGCACCATACAAATGCAGAAGCTGTGATTTCACGGTGCACCTCAAATGCGCAGGGCTGCCGGAATCAGCCACCAGTCGTAGATGGGACAAGCACCACCAGCTCCATCTGACGCACGATGCCACTCGTAACCGCCCTGGTGATTTCTACTGCGATCAATGCGAGCAGCAAATGAATCCCAGGAGTTGGATGTATCACTGCCGCAGCTGCGATGTATCCTTCCACCCGGACTGCCTCAAAACTACATGCGGCGAGTATAGAAACATCAAGATTGGTCAAAAATATGTGATCGCCGGAGCTCACCACCACACACTCACCTATCAACTTCTCACTACAAAACGCAAATGCAACACGTGTGGTGAGGATAAGCATGAGAGGCCTGGATTTTACTGTGCGTTATGCaactttttcatttgtttcaaCTGTTGGTTCTCTGATTTTTGGAAATACTTACTCCGTCCCGAGGCAGATCTCACACTTCT TATTGAAAAGATAGTATTTTCTCCGGCCCAC aaaacacacacacacaagatGAGtggaaaagtagaaaatgagctagaagaggaggaggaggaggaggagagaaAGATGCTTAATCATTGGCACAACGAGCATCCACTTTCTCTGGTGGTGATTGGTAGATATTATAACTGTGATGGTTGTACTGGGACATTTAGAAGAGGAGAAAAAGGCTATAGATGTAGCCAGGAATGCTTGGATGATGTGATACTACATGAAGACTGCGCAGAGGCGCCGAGGAAGATCAGGCACGCAATGCACCCTCAACACACACTCACTCAACAATTCTCTTCCCCTCGGGATCGGGAAACGCGCTGCTCTATCTGCCAGGACGATTTACGACGCATCCTGTACAGATGTACGAGCACAGAATGCACGTTTAAGGCGCATATCAGGTGCGCACGGGGAAGCGACATGATGTGTGCAGCCGAAGATGAGGAGCGCAGCATCATACATCATCCGAGTCACCCCAGCCATGAACTGAAGCTGTTGAGGAGGAGCTGTGCATTCAAGTGCGATGCTTGCGGAACCATAGGGAGCTCATGTTCATCCTACACATGCCTTGATGTTGATTGTCAGTATTGGATCCATGAGAGGTGTGCTTCCTTGCCTCGTACCGTTCGAAGGGAAGACCACCAtcactccctctctctctctttccatGTCCCTCCTCAATATCTCAAGTATAACTACCGCTGTGAGGTGTGCAGAAAATTTTTAACATCCAAACATTGGATATATCATTGTGAGCTTTGCAGCTATGCTGTCCATCTCACCTGCGCCTTCACCAAATATATCCCCACCATGAG AGAGCAAGGGATTATGCAGTTTCCAATAAGTGATGGGGTTGTGGGAGAGGACCTAATTGGAGCTTTTCTAAGGAGACAAGGAGTTGATACACATACAACAAATTCACTCATCCTTGATCATCAAGATGATGTTGATTATAAGTTCCACCATCACAAACTCAGATTAGtatcctcatcatcatcatcatcatttcaagaagaagaaaatggtgatgacgatgatgatgaggaagaCTACTCTTGTAGAAAATCAGAGTTAATATGTGATGGGTGCATTACTCCGATACGTCTGAAACAAACAtcatcttcgtcttcttcttcattttcagGTAGTAAATACATGAGATGTAGCATCAGATCATGCAAATACTATCTCCACTTGGCGTGCTTCCGCTTGCCAACTCAGCTcccctctctccctctcctccACAGACATGATCACAACCTTGTCCTTCGATCCGGCGACAAACATACACCATGGAAGGAGACATTTTGCAGCGTCTGCTTCATTTATACTAATGGTTTATACTATACTTGCGCAAAATGTAGTAGATTCAGAGTAGATATAAAGTGCGCTTCAATGCCGGAAACCATATATCACGCCGCTCACCCTCCACACCCCCTCAACCTCCTATCGCTACAGGATCTCGACAGACGAGGTCCCACTCCAACCGAGTGCGACGCTGACTGTGAACACTTCATATGCGGAATCAGAAGCAGCTATGCGTGCAGCGCCTGCGATTTCGTCGTGCACCTCAGATGCGCGGGGCTGCCCACCTCATCTGCCAGCTGTCGATGGGACAAGCGCCACCCGCTGCTTCTAATGCACGACGCAACTCTAAACCGTCCTGGTGAATTCTACTGCGATGGCTGCGAAACGATAATGAATCCCAGGAGCTGGATGTATCGCTGCCGCAGCTGCGACGTGTCCTTTCACCCGGGGTGCTTGTTGACTACGACTGGCCGGTGGAGAAAAATCAAGTTTGGCCAAAGATATACGGCCGCCGGAGCTCACTGCCACGCGCTGACATATCAAATTCTCACTACGAAACGCCGTTGCAACGTTTGTGGTGAGGATCAACATGAAGACCGTGGATTTTACTGCGCATTATGCATCTTCTTCATTTGTCTCGGCGTCCATTGTGGTCAAAAACTGATCCAAGATGGCAAACTTGAGGCCCTAGATTGA
- the LOC125203906 gene encoding uncharacterized protein LOC125203906, giving the protein MLAEPQAKRVPTHAPQMLVNTGSMRDVLPCLKTIEREDHDHNLSLSFCVPLEYIRFNYKCDVCSKYFMPTYWIYHCELCRYVVHLKCAFKKLPHYTRGKNGWILEFPIAINDVSEDLIGAFVRRQGVEAYTQPPIPNQDDVDYEFHHHKLRLVSSSSSSSFQEEKEENGDDDDDEEDYSSRK; this is encoded by the exons ATGCTTGCGGAACCACAAGCAAAGAGAGTTCCTACACATGCACCGCAGATGCTTGTCAATACTGGATCCATGAGAGATGTGCTTCCTTGCCTCAAAACCATCGAAAGGGAAGACCACGATCACaatctctccctctctttttGTGTCCCTCTCGAGTATATCAGATTTAACTATAAGTGTGATGTATGTAGCAAATATTTTATGCCCACGTACTGGATATATCATTGCGAGCTTTGCAGATATGTTGTCCATCTCAAGTGTGCCTTCAAGAAATTGCCCCACTACACTAG AGGAAAGAATGGTTGGATTTTGGAGTTTCCAATTGCAATAAACGATGTGAGTGAGGATCTAATTGGAGCTTTTGTAAGGAGACAAGGAGTTGAAGCATATACACAACCACCCATCCCTAATCAAGATGATGTTGATTATGAGTTCCACCATCACAAACTCAGATTagtctcctcctcatcatcatcatcatttcaagaagaaaaagaagaaaatggtgatgacgatgatgatgaggaagaCTACTCTAGTAGAAAATAG
- the LOC125208080 gene encoding uncharacterized protein LOC125208080, translated as MSEKVENEIEEKEEREMVDHWNHEHPLTLVEARGEDDCSGCQTPFRRGEKCYECSQACGYDVQLNEDCAEAPRKIRHAMQPQHTLAQQYTPERWQGRCCICQGYLERISYRCTSAECTFKAHVRCAQGSDMMYGAEDGERSIIHHPSHPNHELKLFRRSCAFKCDACGTTHAKGSSYTCTAPACQYWIHEKCASLPQNIQREEHNHSLSLSFHVPLQYLKYNYRCEVCSKRLISKYWIYHCELCSYAVHLTCAFTKSPHTTREKEIMVFPINDVAVGEDLIGAFLRRQGVDTHAVIPHQDDVDYEFHHHKLRLVSSSSSSFQEEVLEEENSDDDDEEEDYSCRKSELICDGCITPIQAPSSSSSSSSGSKDCYYMRCSISSCKYYLHLACFQLPTQISSLPLLHKHENGHSSLVLRSGDNKPWEWKCCRVCYKYMNGLFYGCTKCDYFKVDIKCASMPDTIYHAAHPNHLLGLRSAQDTSRRHGFINCDACGGLIKFGNSYECNSCDFSVHFGCAVLPASTTSRRWDKHHPLLLTHDATLNHPGEFYCNQCEDSMNPKSWMYHCRDCDLSFHPDCFVTTSGWLRNMKLGKEYDVNAEIHPHRLTYQLLTTKYSCDICRYDMHGSQGFYCALCNFFICFEPCGRKMIKDGNIEAVD; from the exons ATGAGTGagaaagtagaaaatgagatagaagagaaggaggagagagagatggtTGATCATTGGAACCACGAGCATCCACTTACTTTGGTGGAAGCTCGTGGAGAAGACGACTGTTCTGGTTGTCAAACGCCTTTTAGAAGAGGAGAGAAATGTTATGAATGTAGCCAGGCATGTGGGTATGATGTCCAACTAAATGAAGACTGTGCAGAGGCGCCGAGGAAGATCAGACATGCAATGCAACCTCAACACACACTGGCTCAACAATATACCCCTGAGAGATGGCAAGGCCGTTGTTGTATCTGCCAAGGCTATTTAGAACGCATCTCCTACAGATGTACGAGCGCAGAATGCACGTTTAAGGCGCATGTCAGGTGCGCGCAGGGAAGCGACATGATGTATGGAGCTGAAGATGGCGAGCGCAGCATCATACATCATCCGAGTCACCCCAACCATGAATTGAAGCTGTTCAGGAGAAGTTGTGCATTCAAGTGCGATGCTTGTGGCACAACACATGCCAAAGGGAGTTCCTACACATGCACTGCACCGGCGTGTCAGTATTGGATCCATGAGAAATGTGCTTCCTTGCCTCAGAATATCCAAAGGGAAGAACACAAtcattccctctctctctctttccatGTGCCGCTTCAATATCTCAAATACAACTACCGTTGTGAAGTGTGCAGTAAAAGATTAATATCCAAATATTGGATATATCATTGTGAGCTTTGCAGCTATGCTGTCCATCTCACCTGCGCCTTCACCAAATCACCACACACCACTAG agagaaagaaattatGGTGTTTCCAATAAATGATGTGGCTGTTGGAGAGGACCTAATTGGAGCTTTTCTAAGGAGACAAGGAGTTGATACACATGCAGTCATCCCTCATCAAGATGATGTTGATTATGAGTTCCACCATCACAAACTCAGATTAGtctcctcatcatcatcatcatttcaAGAAGAAGttttggaagaagaaaatagtgatgatgatgatgaggaggaAGACTACTCTTGTAGAAAATCAGAGTTAATATGTGATGGGTGCATTACTCCGATACAAGCACCATCatcttcttcgtcttcttcttcaggTAGTAAAGATTGCTACTACATGAGATGTAGCATCAGCTCATGCAAATACTATCTTCACTTGGCGTGCTTCCAATTGCCAACTCAGATCTCCTCTCTTCCTCTCCTCCACAAACATGAGAATGGTCACAGCAGCCTTGTCCTTCGATCCGGTGACAATAAACCATGGGAGTGGAAATGTTGCAGAGTCtgctataaatatatgaatggtCTGTTTTATGGTTGTACAAAATGTGATTACTTCAAAGTAGATATAAAGTGCGCTTCAATGCCGGACACCATATATCACGCAGCTCACCCGAATCATCTCCTCGGCCTTCGTTCTGCACAAGATACGAGTAGGAGACATGGTTTCATCAATTGTGATGCCTGTGGAGGcttaataaaatttggtaaCAGCTACGAATGCAACAGCTGTGATTTCAGCGTGCACTTTGGATGTGCGGTGCTTCCGGCATCAACCACCAGCCGTAGATGGGACAAGCACCACCCACTGCTTCTGACGCACGACGCCACTCTAAACCATCCCGGTGAATTCTACTGCAATCAATGTGAAGATTCAATGAATCCAAAGAGTTGGATGTATCACTGCCGCGACTGCGATCTATCCTTCCATCCAGATTGCTTTGTAACTACATCCGGATGGCTTAGAAACATGAAGTTGGGGAAGGAATATGATGTGAATGCAGAAATCCATCCACACCGTCTCACCTATCAACTTCTCACCACAAAATACAGCTGCGACATTTGCCGTTACGATATGCATGGAAGCCAAGGATTTTACTGTGCATTATGCAACTTCTTCATTTGTTTCGAGCCCTGCGGTAGAAAAATGATCAAAGATGGCAACATTGAGGCCGTGGATTGA